Sequence from the Meleagris gallopavo isolate NT-WF06-2002-E0010 breed Aviagen turkey brand Nicholas breeding stock chromosome Z, Turkey_5.1, whole genome shotgun sequence genome:
ACATCATCACACAAATTACTCATAATTCTCCACCAGGGCAAAAAATCTTTCTCAAAGGTCAAATGGTACCAATAATCTTAAATTATTTGCAGATCAGAATCTGTTGAGTTAAACTGCTTGTCACATGTTCTAAGTATTCCACATCGTTTTCAGTGAAACTCAGCCTTTACCAATGCATCTGCATTGTTGTTCCTTAGGAAGAGTAGACAGCatcattttatgtttctctATCTCCTAAGCACTGAATATGTTCTTAATGCATGTCATGAAAGAGGAAATAACATACTTCCTTTATTTCACCATATTTTCCTAgttagaaagcaaaaaaattggGAATTACACAATGGATAGAAGTTTTTGGATTTCATTGTATGTTAATGTTCACTGTCTCATCTCTGGTGAggatctgttttcatttctaaccTTAACTGAGCAAGTTCATTTTTTTATCTACAGTTGTGCATTTTTgcagtttgattttctttgcagtttcagatgtactctttaaaaaaattctaggctcttgcaaaacaagaaaaaattgaTCGTGAAGAACAAATTGTCAAGGAAAGAGAGCGTCATGAGAAAATTGCCATTGAAAGAGCTCAGACTCGTTATAAAAAGCATTATTCCATATGTTGGGAAGTGATTGACCAGATTGTTGATTTGTCAACAAAAATAGCAGAATTTCGAGTACTGACAAACAAGTGAGTATGGTAGCTGTTAGGCAAAACTAACAGGTGTTAGGTAGCTGTTAGACTTAATGATTCATGCTGGTTTAAGCACAAGTAATGTTTTATGTGGATGTCCAGAAATCTTGAATGATAGCTTGAATTTCTTAATGTGAAAAAATGAGGATTCACTGATACTGGGCAAACTAGTGCTAAGGCCTCAATTCCTTGAAAATTCAATTAACTTGAACTAGTGGACCCTCATTTCTTATGACTCGTGGAGATACTGACTTTCATTTACATgcagaaatttccttttttttaagttaaaaactGGAAAGTGCTCATCTCATTTTAAGGTACTCCACTGGCTGAATGTTTACCCAATATAATATAAACAGAATTAATTTTGTAATATACATCAGTCTGCCTATACTGTCTTAAAAGTAATAGCTCAGTCCAAAATATTCTGAGTCCTACGAGCTGTGATTCCCTCTTCTGACatgccccagtgctgcaggttTTCTGAGAAATCCTAAAAAGGCAGTGCACAGCTTCCACATGGCTGCCTTCCATGAGATGGAAGCTTCGGTTCTCAATTGCTCTTGTTCTTTCATTAATATCCAGTGATTAGACTATGGGGTAAAGCctacagaataagaaaaagtGTGCCTAAAGTTCCTTGCTTTTGGTGTAATTGTGTACTGAATAATAAAACTGTAACCATATGAAATAGATATGTTTATAGTTCGTGGAAATTACCTATATTTACAGTCAGTAAGTATTTCATGAAATAGTCACTCTAGAcactatttaattatttttgaacaACAGGTAGGTTATTTAAAGCTGCAATATGCATCTACAGCaattactaaaaaaaagaaaatctagttCTATTCAAAATAGAACATTTTGAGCATTTGTCAAATTTAAACAGTTATAGGATTTAGCATCTGAAGATGTTAGTGTCATGTTTGCGTTTAGCAATACCAATAAttgtttaattactttttacttcatgcagtttgttttgtttcagatgaatatttttcctttgtaaaggaaaagaaagattttaatggTTGGTACAGTGCTGAATAAATTTTagcttccagaaagaaaacaaaaaaagtataGATTTTTTGTGAGGGGAGACTTTAATCCACAGAAGAGAATAGAATTTTGGAGCAATTAATTTAGGTACAGCAAAGCTGTTAAAAACACTGCTGTAATACAAGTAAGCTACCACAGTAAGTGTTTTTATGCTTTTCCCCCTAAAAAGCTGTAGCAATTACAGAAAGCGTTATAAACCATATCTAGTTGAGCATATCCATATTTCGTGATTGTGATTCTTATAAATTTGGGTTCACTGTTCTCAGGTGTctatctgcttttattttttgttttggaatgccTTCAggcttgtttctttgtttgttttctactgCAGCAAAGTTCCATTAAAACTGATCTGTGATtggaaggaattattttttaatggaaaatcaATATATGAAAAAGCCTCAATTAAACCTTTGCCAAGTGAACCAAGCCCAGAACAACTTACAGAGTTGAATAAAATGGATCTATTAGATGAAAAAGATTATGATGAATACAAGGTACATGAAACAGATAGGCCATAATGGAATATAATATACCTTGATTGTTCATAATTGTAAAAATTTTGTTGTAgtgttacattttcttctttcagtagTTTATGACGTCAGAATTTgacatgcattttcttttcattacatGAGGTTCTACTGGAAATATATGGCTCTTCTGAATGTTAGTAGCAGCAGAGAGTTGCtgcaattttaaaacatttaaaaattaatgcttACATATAACATTAAATGTATTTACCTACTCAGTGTGTAAGATAAACAAGGAAATTACTGTGTGATTAATTTTAGCCAGTTGGAATTTGAAAGTGTGGTTAATGCTACCGCATTTGAAAATGTGAGAAGAGACAGCCagcaaaaacaaatgagaagaaatacagTATCTGTTATAAAACCTGGTAGTCTTAATCCCAGTAATTTTGAATAAAAGTTTTTTAATGGGAATTATTGATTTGGGTGATCTATTCTCAGACAGCAGCttttataaaaattaatttaagtgGCTAATATTTTAGCAGACCTTCTGTTAGGATACAAAGTACCTTAAAGTGTTTCTTCAACTTTATGATACTTTTTATAATTTCAGAAGTGGAAGATGAAGGGTGAATATTGtcctgttttaattaaaaactattGTACAGTATTTTCCAAATTACAATTTAACTGATggtttttttagaaaaaaacaaacaacaaaNNNNNNNNNNNNNNNNNNNNNNNNNNNNNNNNNNNNNNNNNNNNNNNNNNNNNNNNNNNNNNNNNNNNNNNNNNNNNNNNNNNNNNNNNNNNNNNNNNNNGCCAGGAGCAGGGGAGGGCCGAGCGCCGGTGGCCGTTATGTCCGAGATACTGTGCGAGTGGCTGAACGAGGAGGTGAAGCTCTCCCGGAGCGTGGGTGAGTGGCAGCCTCGCTGCCTCGGGAGGGGGCAGAGGCTTGCGGGGCCGCAGGGCTGACTGTCAGCCCGGGGCATCCCGCGAGGCTCCCAGTCGAGTGAGTAGGTGAAGCTCACGTTGCAAAATAACtactctgaaagcagatttacTTGTAGCTTACAAACTACTCACTGGTACACTCACGTcacaagaaataataaagagTTTTGTTAAAATTAATGTCCAAATTCCTTTAATGGTCTtattttttgtggaaaaaactCACAGTTCCAGGATCACTTTCAGAAGAATTTTCTACTGGCTACCTCCTCGGAGAACTTCTGCACAAGTACGGTCTTCAAGATGACTTTAATAAATTTTCACAGAGCAGGTTGGTACTTGTGGATAACATGTTTCTTACAGAAATtaggcaaaatatttatttctccttcagaaatatctgttttttgTGATCGAAGTGCAGGACTCAGCACTCAGTCTTGTTGAAGCTTGTACAAGTGGCCTCAGCCCAATAGTCGGCCTATCTAGCCTACCCTCTGGGAGATCAGTACTTCCTCCCACCTTGGTGTCATCTGAAAAATTTCTGAGTGTGCACTCAATTCCCTCTTCAAGATCgtcagtaaagatattaaacagggcTGGCCGtagtactgacccctggggagcATTGTCTGTGATCAGtcacctgctgggttaaactcTATTCACCAAGAAACAAGGCAAGAAGTATTATGGGGACAGTAATGAACTCTGGGTCTATTTCCTGTAGGGATATGGTAAACTCTGTGTTACTAGAAgatctttaaattaaaattcaacATTTCTGTAGAATTATGCTATAACTCATCCCTTTGTACTCAGTACTGttgaggccgcacctcaagtattgcgttcagttttgggcccttttctgcaagaaagacattgaggccctggaacgtgtccagagaaggtcAACAAAACTGGTAGGGGTctagagcacaagtcttacaagGAGCAGTTTGTAAGGGGGCaattgggattgtttagtctggagaagaggaggctcaggggagacctcattgcactctacaacttcctaaagggaggttgtgatgaggaggggtttggcctcttctcccaggcaacaaacaggacctgaggaaatggccacaagttgtgtcagaggaggtttagattagacataaggaaaaccTTTtcctctcagagagtggtcaggcactggaatggctgcccagggaggtggtgaagtcaccatccctggcagcgttcaagaggcgtctggacaaggagctgcgagatatggtttagtttgtggtagcaatggtaatggaaggatggttggactagatgatcttgcaggttgttttcaaccttgtgattctatgattctatgaatctattaATCTGTGAACTCTACTGGCCTTAAAAGATTATTGGTTCATGTAAAGGAATTATTGTGAAGTTATGGAACAGTATAGAAAGCATAATGTTCTGAGTCAGCTAGTAGTTATTGATCTGTTGATTGAATTTGATAATATATTAATTATGAAATATCAATaatttactattattattttttggcCTGTATATCTGCTGATCCCAAATGATTCCACAGGATAGTCCGCACGTCAAGAGAAGCACTAATCTGTGATCcactgttttggttttaaacaattttttctcaTTGGAACTATAgtctttatttttcaacactATTCCAAGTCATCAAGGTGTTGTGAGAGTTGTTAGATTATATaggcttcatttttttctttctgtttttaatttaatttcatatattttaactGCTTAGATCTTTCTTCTaattatttgtgcttttttgtgaaTGATATGCTTTTAGCTACAATTTGGAGTAAGACTTTGCTGTCAGGTGCTTTCTTTGTGTGCATGCATCAAGATTTACATAATGCAGTGTGTCTTCTATTTGTTTTCCAAGAGTTATGCCTAGCAGACCAACTTATTTGTAGGTATTACAGTATAAAATATAAGTTGAAACGTATTATTTCACTCCAGGGAAGTCCACTGTGGTTTTTTAACCCCTCTTATCTTGAGATAAATGTAATGACCATGCTTATTGCAGTGAGTTGAAATTGAAAGAATgtttaaattttgatttttggattatttttgttttttaatcacatAGGGCTGCAAATGCAAAGCTTAACAATTTTTCTCTCCTGGAGCCCACGCTTCACCTGCTTGGAGTACAGTTTAATGAGAACGTGGCCCACAGCATCATGATAGGAAAGCATGGGGCTGCAACAAAGCTTTTATATGAATTGTAcattgctttagaaaaaaagaaaaacaaagctcacTGGAGTAGCTATGGAAGCAATGAGACCTGCAGTACCTGCAAGGCTCAAGACTATTGGAAGTGTTTCATTTCGAGAGGTATTTAACTATGCCTATTTTGTATAATTACATAGGGAAAAATGCCACATTTACTAAGGCCTCTCAAGCATGTCGTGTGTTTCCCTGCCTACTTTTAAAAGCTCTCCTGTTCAAAATCCTTTGCCATATATAGAAATTGGGATTACTTGGTTTGTCTGTGATTCTTGAGGATAATATCTGTCCTGTGTTCCTTTATTCTGGCTTACTCCATGCTCTGTTACCtgcactgtttctttttccagctttaaaaTATGAATAGCAGCGAAGACTAGTAGTGGTTCAGTGGCTTCTGTTATACTTATTTGATCAGTATGGATTGCAGACTGCATTATACTTAGTTATAAATGtttcctgaaggaaaaattAGTCTGTATTAAGCTTTGTGCTGCAGTGGATTGATATCTTCGGTTATATATCTCCCCATATATTTGTACTAGACTCTATCTGTCAAATAACTGAACATGCTGAAtactgcaaagaggaaaaagtaaatGGGAAAGAGAGTATCTAAAGATCTGTTAGTGACATTCGTCTCTTAAACAGTAATGTTCAGCATGTGCAAACCATAATCTTTTACCTGTTCATCTTACTAAGATGAACAATCTTTAAGAAGCTATGCATCATGAACCAAATTGAGC
This genomic interval carries:
- the LOC109363883 gene encoding sperm flagellar protein 2-like is translated as MSEILCEWLNEEVKLSRSVVPGSLSEEFSTGYLLGELLHKYGLQDDFNKFSQSRAANAKLNNFSLLEPTLHLLGVQFNENVAHSIMIGKHGAATKLLYELYIALEKKKNKAHWSSYGSNETCSTCKAQDYWKCFISRAFEIFNITSG